The Malus sylvestris chromosome 3, drMalSylv7.2, whole genome shotgun sequence genomic sequence TTAAGGGTCACAGCCATTGCATTCTTGGCCTTCTCAGGATTGCCTGCTCCCAATTCATTTGACACCCTTGTGCTATAAACAAGAAAAaagtactatttgattcaatgTGTGGAACAGAATGCAGAACCGAAAAACTCGAAGTGATTAGTTAAACTTGGTATTTATTGTTCTACCAACCTTGCAGCAGCACTGAGGCCATATGTAATCATGTATGCAATTGATTCTGTATTCACACTGAAGATATGATTAGATTAGGAAAAATCTACTTGAGTCGAGCGAAAAACTATAAGTTTAGAGCTAGCTGAATGCTTACCAGATTGCAATCAGGGAAGTGTTTTGTTCAGCTTTTGGCATTACTCCTGCCATGAACACCAGAATCTCAAAGGCCCAATACTCCAAACTGGAAAGACGAAAAAAATGAAGACATGAATACTTACAGATTCTATCTCACATACTCTGAAAAGGAGTAAAGAAAAATCGAAAAACACTTACCATACCATTGCTGCAGAGGGTAGGGCAAGTTTCAAGTTGGGGAGGACATAATGAAATGATTCTAATGTAAACCCTTCCCACGTATGCTCAAACTTCTTTGCGCACAAAACGTACGTGGCCAACATTAGCATCGATATCCATATTGAAATCGAAGCTGCCACCGGAGCTCCCACGTAACCAAGACCTGTCCAATGTACAAGGCCATACGCAATGCCAACATGAAGAACCACTGGGATCACCGAGAAGTAGACCAATGGAATGACAACGGATTGCGTCTGAAGAAATCTCAAAATATTGTGCAGGAAGCCATATGCAAACAACCCCGGAATCAGAAATTTCATATAAAGCGCTGCATATTTTGAGATTTGAGGGTCTTGGTGAATTAAGATAAGTATTGGCTCTGTATAGAACCAGACTACGGATACAATGATAGAGGCCAGGAAAGAAATGATGGAAGAGGCTTGTAGATAAATCCCCAGCATTCTATATAACTTTGCGCCGAATCCTTGCCCACACAACGTTTCCAGAGCTCCACTTAATCCaacctaaaccaagaaagaatAATAGACAAAGAAAACAGTTCAAAGAGAAGGCCTGCAATACGAAAAATAAAAAGCAGAACGCTTGATTTAGAAAAATTGAAAGACAAAGCAAGTGAATTGAAAAAGCCATGGAAAACATATTTTAAGAAAGCAATACTCTAAGACCGTATACACTAATATGCACCAAGAAATCCGGTTACAAACTATTAAACAAAAATAGAAGTGGGTGACTTGTAAACAAAGAATAAGCCACATATAAATCTCGATTTAGTGTTTCTTTATTGTTTGTTCGTGTCTCATATTGTATTCTTTATTAAAAGTTCGTAACCAGTTTTATTTGCGTATTCCTGTtctattagttttcctaatagcACATACATGGAGAGAACATGATACACcaagagagtgagagaataaCCTTACCATGAAAGCAAAGCCGGTGACGGTGGCCCAAGAATTGGCGAGGGTTGCACCGGCAAGCTGAAGCTCACCAAGATGGCCGGCAAACATGACCGAAATCAAAGGGATCATGTAATAGCAAACATTCGTCAGAATCATTGGCAACGAAAACAACACCTGATTTTTTGCCTCCTCCACGTCCAGCACCTTGTTCCACCACCCCCCTTTTGCTCCTCCATGACCACCTCCCTCCAACAACGGCGTCGTATTATTAGTGTTTGCTACCATGTCACCCTTGTCCATTGTTGTCTAGTCCTTCAAGTTTTCTTCGGCTCTGCAATATCGATATGTCGTCTGTTTCTGATTAAGATATGGCATGTGGTGTATGgacacttatttatatatgGAATTGTCCGGCCATTAGAGAAAGAGATGGGGAGGGTGAGGcaataaataaaacaagagACAGAAGCTGCCACGGTGCCACCTTGACCGGCCATTCGTTCCAGGAGAACAAATGGGTATACCGTTACACGGTGTTCTgtatcaataaaaataaaaatatttagacaAAAACTTACATGTGATTGATGGTTTCGAAGCAGGAATGGAGGCAAGCAACATGAATTGACTACAATAATTCCGTCCGACAGCATGTGGTTGGGATTTCTATTCCATTCCGCACATTTTCTAAAAATGTTTATACACTCATTTTAAAATAACCTCCTTTTCTAATACAGTAAAAGATCTTTATTGTTGAATTtataagggtttttttttttttttatcaggaAACAATTCCAAGAGAGATGCAAATTTTGGGTCAAAATTTTGTGAGATTAACTCTAGATGAGTAACAGAGAGTGATGCAAATTTTGGATTTGTGATCTCCCAGTAACATAAACCAACAATCAAATGTCATGTAGTTGACCTTATAATTAGCATTTACATGTTTAGCGAGAGTCTTGAAATTTAGAGATGTGGTGAGAATGAATAATGAAGGAATGTTGAATGTATGTGAAGAATGGGGGTAATATAAGAAAATAAgtggggtgttaataaaacAACTCTTTTCAAAATGTTCAAATACCTTTTTTTCCAATTAGCATTTCAAAAGAGAGCATTATTATTTATCATAGGATGGTAAaacagcaaaaataaaataattaaagaaagtTTGAAAGAAAGAGGCATATTTTCCCCATCCCACACTAACCAAGTCTGCAACTAGAATTGTGGAAGAGAGTATTATGCAATTAAATTACTTAATAGTTTACATACTATGCAACAATAATGCAGGTTAaattgtcaaaattttattaacCGGCCGTCAACTGTATTTACTCGGTTACTACAATCGTGAAGTCACATCATCAGCTTCATGTAACACGGCATATGATGTCCACAACATGTCAATTCATGGttccaataaataaaaaaaagaaaaaccaatcAGAGAAAATAgaatggacttggattgtctgtccTCCCATTTCGATGTCCTCCTCGTGTCCTCctgtttatgtggtcacggttaagccacgttaatattttatattactatttctttttattttattatttttataaaaaaataatataaaatattgacgtggcttaaccgtgactacacaaaacaggagggcacggagagagcaccgaaatgggagggaagacaatccaaatccaaatagaATTGTATCCCTTGCCTTTCAAGTTCACATACATCTTtttggataaagaaaacaaaattcattAAAGTTGCCCACCAAGACATGTACCTTTCTAATTCACCAAACGTTATATTCTTCCattaa encodes the following:
- the LOC126614338 gene encoding protein DETOXIFICATION 19-like, producing the protein MDKGDMVANTNNTTPLLEGGGHGGAKGGWWNKVLDVEEAKNQVLFSLPMILTNVCYYMIPLISVMFAGHLGELQLAGATLANSWATVTGFAFMVGLSGALETLCGQGFGAKLYRMLGIYLQASSIISFLASIIVSVVWFYTEPILILIHQDPQISKYAALYMKFLIPGLFAYGFLHNILRFLQTQSVVIPLVYFSVIPVVLHVGIAYGLVHWTGLGYVGAPVAASISIWISMLMLATYVLCAKKFEHTWEGFTLESFHYVLPNLKLALPSAAMVCLEYWAFEILVFMAGVMPKAEQNTSLIAICVNTESIAYMITYGLSAAASTRVSNELGAGNPEKAKNAMAVTLKLSILLALIVDLALAFGHNLWAGAFSDSSVIIKLFASMTPLLLISILADSVQGVLSGVARGCGWQHLAVYVNLGTFYLVGMTIAGVLAFKLKLYAKGLWIGLICGLSCQTVLLLVVTLRTKWTQLDLPRNADAVLV